A window of the Oscillospiraceae bacterium NTUH-002-81 genome harbors these coding sequences:
- the gatY gene encoding tagatose-bisphosphate aldolase subunit GatY — translation MALVTTRELFADAQKNSYAIGAFNVENMEMVQAVAAAAEELKAPVIMQTTPSTVKYADLRYFYANVKAAAEMASVPIVVHLDHGNSFDLAMRALRVGYTSIMIDGSHESFADNVAVSKAVADACHPSGVPVEAELGKVGGKEDDLEAGDENPYTDPQQAKEFVERTGVDSLAVAIGTAHGVYKGIPKVDVDRLSAIREVVSIPLVLHGTSGVPDDIVRECVRRGICKVNYATDLRIAFSRGVKAYMQEDPDVFDPKKYNARGREEVKQYVMSKILVCGSDGRG, via the coding sequence ATGGCACTGGTTACGACAAGAGAACTTTTTGCAGACGCACAGAAAAACAGCTATGCGATTGGCGCATTTAATGTGGAAAATATGGAAATGGTACAGGCTGTGGCGGCAGCGGCGGAGGAACTGAAAGCGCCTGTGATTATGCAGACGACCCCGTCTACGGTAAAATATGCAGATTTACGATATTTTTATGCCAATGTAAAGGCGGCGGCGGAGATGGCATCGGTACCGATCGTCGTGCATTTGGATCATGGCAACAGTTTTGATTTGGCTATGCGTGCTCTTCGGGTGGGCTATACATCCATCATGATTGATGGCTCCCATGAGAGCTTTGCGGATAATGTCGCGGTCAGCAAGGCAGTGGCAGACGCGTGCCATCCATCCGGCGTGCCGGTAGAGGCTGAGCTGGGGAAAGTAGGAGGCAAAGAAGATGATCTGGAAGCAGGAGATGAAAATCCTTACACTGATCCGCAGCAGGCAAAGGAGTTTGTGGAGCGGACAGGTGTTGACTCTCTGGCAGTTGCCATCGGCACCGCCCACGGGGTATACAAGGGAATCCCGAAGGTGGATGTAGATCGCTTAAGCGCTATTCGGGAGGTAGTGTCCATTCCGCTCGTTCTGCATGGTACTTCCGGTGTGCCGGATGATATTGTAAGAGAGTGTGTTCGCCGCGGTATCTGTAAGGTTAACTATGCAACAGACTTAAGAATCGCATTTTCCAGGGGTGTGAAAGCTTATATGCAGGAGGATCCTGATGTGTTTGATCCGAAAAAATACAATGCTAGGGGAAGAGAAGAAGTGAAGCAGTACGTTATGAGCAAGATCCTTGTGTGTGGCAGTGACGGACGGGGCTGA
- a CDS encoding alcohol dehydrogenase catalytic domain-containing protein, which produces MKQQVMMKPATKTEPAEIVFNDIPIPQISGDQVLVKIKRIGVCGSDIHVYYGEHSGTGYPVTQGHEVSGQVAEIGPDVKNLKVGQKVTIEPQVVCGKCYPCRHGKYNLCEKLKVMGFQTTGTASEYFAVEESKVTALPDEMDYNDGAMIEPLAVTVHAAKHYEHLEGANVAVLGCGPIGILLAQTCKALGAAKVMITDVSDYRLDLAKKCGVDYAINTKNVDFGDAMVEHFGPDKADVIYDCAGNNITIGQAIKYARKGSKLVLVAVFAGMATVDLFTLNDHELDLDSTMMYRHEDYVDAIRLVNEGKIQLKPLQSKHFAFADYLDAYKYIEANKEKTMKVLIDVDPED; this is translated from the coding sequence ATGAAACAGCAGGTAATGATGAAACCGGCAACCAAGACAGAACCCGCGGAGATCGTATTTAACGATATTCCGATTCCGCAGATCAGCGGCGATCAGGTACTTGTGAAGATTAAGAGAATCGGTGTATGCGGTTCTGATATCCATGTATATTATGGAGAGCATTCCGGAACTGGTTACCCGGTAACTCAGGGACACGAGGTGTCCGGCCAGGTTGCAGAGATCGGCCCTGATGTAAAGAATCTGAAAGTTGGTCAGAAGGTAACCATCGAACCGCAGGTGGTATGCGGCAAATGCTATCCCTGCCGCCATGGAAAATATAATCTCTGTGAGAAGCTGAAGGTAATGGGCTTCCAGACCACTGGTACAGCCAGCGAGTATTTTGCAGTGGAGGAATCCAAGGTTACTGCACTTCCGGATGAGATGGATTACAACGATGGCGCAATGATCGAGCCTCTGGCTGTAACGGTACATGCTGCAAAACATTATGAGCATCTGGAAGGTGCCAATGTGGCAGTGCTGGGCTGCGGCCCCATCGGTATCCTGCTGGCACAGACGTGTAAGGCACTGGGGGCAGCAAAGGTGATGATCACAGACGTATCTGACTACCGTCTGGATCTGGCCAAGAAATGCGGCGTGGATTATGCTATCAATACCAAGAATGTGGACTTTGGCGATGCAATGGTAGAGCATTTCGGCCCGGACAAGGCAGATGTTATTTATGACTGCGCAGGCAACAACATTACCATCGGACAGGCCATCAAGTATGCAAGAAAGGGAAGCAAGCTGGTGCTGGTAGCAGTATTTGCGGGCATGGCTACGGTAGATCTGTTTACACTGAATGACCACGAGCTTGATCTTGACAGCACGATGATGTACCGCCACGAGGATTATGTGGATGCGATCCGTCTTGTCAACGAGGGCAAGATCCAGCTGAAACCTCTGCAGAGCAAACATTTTGCATTTGCTGATTATCTGGATGCTTACAAATATATCGAGGCAAATAAAGAGAAGACCATGAAGGTTCTCATTGATGTAGATCCGGAGGATTAA
- a CDS encoding zinc-binding dehydrogenase, with amino-acid sequence MKTVLVDKNGTVSVAEIPKPKYGPKQALTKTIANGICGTDVHLMKRKFKGVPESEYPIMLGHENVGEVVEVGSEVKGLKVGDKVLLPFLDADREYLGDYGSAWGACSEYCVVNDPLAFPEGEVPDLAKAQCIIPDDIDPVDAVMLVTFGEVLSNVHYFGIEKDKPVVIFGCGPVGLTFIKMCKLVGANPVIAVARNPEKQKNALDGGADIALNSSEVDVTAEVRKLFPGGVPYVIDAVGSEQVVNDAMGLICDRGEICCYGVPTQEEMHIDFSKADYNWVLNFQQMPRKDEEAVAHEEVFQWIREGKLDMKEFISDYFTFDEVVEAYQKAFDKKIQKKGIVVYK; translated from the coding sequence ATGAAAACTGTACTTGTTGACAAAAATGGAACTGTATCTGTGGCGGAGATTCCGAAGCCGAAATACGGACCGAAGCAGGCACTGACGAAGACCATTGCCAATGGTATCTGCGGAACGGATGTACATCTGATGAAGAGAAAATTCAAAGGTGTGCCGGAAAGCGAGTATCCGATCATGCTCGGACACGAGAATGTGGGCGAAGTGGTTGAAGTCGGCAGTGAGGTAAAAGGCCTGAAGGTAGGAGATAAGGTGCTTCTGCCGTTCCTGGATGCAGACAGAGAGTATCTTGGCGATTATGGTTCTGCATGGGGTGCCTGCAGTGAATACTGTGTGGTGAATGACCCGCTGGCATTCCCGGAAGGAGAAGTTCCGGATCTGGCAAAGGCACAGTGCATCATCCCGGATGATATCGATCCTGTGGACGCCGTGATGCTGGTTACTTTTGGAGAAGTGCTGAGCAATGTACATTATTTTGGCATTGAGAAGGACAAACCGGTTGTGATTTTCGGCTGCGGCCCTGTGGGACTTACCTTCATCAAAATGTGTAAGCTGGTAGGTGCCAACCCGGTTATCGCAGTGGCAAGAAATCCTGAGAAGCAGAAGAATGCACTGGACGGCGGCGCAGACATTGCACTGAACAGCAGCGAAGTAGATGTTACCGCAGAAGTGCGGAAGCTTTTCCCTGGCGGCGTTCCGTATGTCATCGATGCGGTTGGATCTGAGCAGGTTGTCAATGATGCCATGGGGCTGATCTGCGACAGAGGTGAGATCTGCTGCTACGGCGTGCCGACACAGGAAGAAATGCATATTGATTTCTCCAAGGCAGATTATAACTGGGTACTGAATTTCCAGCAGATGCCGAGAAAGGACGAAGAGGCAGTTGCCCATGAAGAGGTGTTCCAGTGGATCCGTGAAGGCAAACTGGATATGAAAGAATTCATTTCTGATTACTTCACCTTTGACGAAGTGGTAGAGGCTTATCAGAAAGCATTCGACAAGAAGATCCAGAAAAAGGGAATCGTTGTATACAAATAA
- a CDS encoding glucose 1-dehydrogenase, translating to MTVLEQLFSLEGKNIIVTGGAQGIGKIVATRLAEIGANLALFDMQEEKVAATAKEIAEATGRKVFSYGMDVTDPAQVKATIEKAAAGLGGLDHLFNNAGIVIHKSAYDVTPEEWAHVINVNLNGEYYMASEFARYLKANGRKGSIVNTASMSGHIVNQPQNQASYNSSKAAVIQMTKSLAVEYCHDNIRVNCISPGYMKTELCVFVNQEWQDRWMDLTPYGRYGVPEELCGAVIYLMSDSASFTSGCDLVVDGCFTCV from the coding sequence ATGACAGTTTTGGAACAGTTATTTTCCCTGGAGGGAAAGAACATCATCGTAACCGGAGGTGCACAGGGAATCGGTAAGATCGTGGCAACCCGTCTGGCAGAGATCGGTGCGAACCTTGCTCTGTTTGACATGCAGGAGGAGAAGGTGGCTGCGACCGCAAAAGAGATCGCTGAGGCTACTGGCAGAAAGGTATTCTCCTATGGCATGGATGTAACTGATCCGGCACAGGTAAAAGCAACCATCGAGAAAGCAGCAGCCGGTCTTGGCGGATTGGATCATCTGTTCAACAATGCAGGTATCGTTATCCACAAATCTGCTTACGACGTGACACCGGAAGAGTGGGCACATGTCATCAACGTGAACCTGAACGGAGAATATTACATGGCTTCTGAGTTTGCAAGATATCTGAAAGCAAACGGAAGAAAGGGCTCTATCGTCAATACCGCATCCATGTCCGGTCATATTGTAAACCAGCCGCAGAATCAGGCATCCTACAACTCTTCCAAGGCAGCTGTGATCCAGATGACCAAGTCTCTGGCAGTGGAATATTGCCATGACAATATCCGTGTAAACTGCATCAGCCCCGGATACATGAAGACAGAGCTGTGCGTATTTGTGAACCAGGAGTGGCAGGATCGCTGGATGGATTTGACTCCTTACGGCAGATATGGCGTGCCGGAAGAACTGTGCGGTGCTGTTATCTACCTGATGAGTGATTCTGCTTCCTTCACTTCCGGATGCGATCTGGTCGTAGACGGATGCTTTACCTGCGTATAA
- a CDS encoding aldo/keto reductase: MDKLTDCYRLSNGVEIPCIGFGTWQTPDGTVAEEAVKAAIAAGYRHIDTAAVYGNEVGVGRGIKASGIDRKDLFVTSKVWCTERGYEKTLAACEKTLQDLQLDYLDLYLIHWPASYNHFDNWEEINVDTWKAMMELYRNGKVRAIGISNFMPHHMEALLDAEVKPMVNQLRYHPGMTFWDETIELCRKHDILIEAYSPLGTGTLLDDPVIAEIAGRYGKSPAQLCIRWCMQKGTLPLPKSVTPSRIAANADVFDFEISDVDMQTMDHIKNMKKPFDHPDEVPF, translated from the coding sequence ATGGATAAATTAACGGATTGTTATCGGCTTTCTAACGGCGTTGAGATTCCCTGTATCGGTTTCGGTACGTGGCAGACACCTGACGGGACAGTTGCGGAAGAGGCGGTAAAAGCAGCGATCGCAGCGGGATACCGTCATATTGATACGGCGGCTGTGTACGGAAATGAGGTTGGTGTCGGCCGGGGAATCAAGGCGTCCGGCATTGATCGGAAAGATTTGTTTGTGACGAGTAAGGTCTGGTGTACGGAACGGGGATATGAGAAGACACTGGCTGCCTGTGAGAAGACCTTACAGGATCTGCAGCTGGATTATCTGGATCTTTATCTGATCCACTGGCCGGCAAGTTACAATCACTTTGACAATTGGGAAGAGATCAATGTGGACACGTGGAAAGCCATGATGGAACTTTATCGGAACGGGAAAGTACGCGCGATCGGCATATCCAATTTTATGCCGCACCACATGGAAGCCCTGCTGGATGCGGAGGTGAAGCCGATGGTAAATCAGCTTCGGTACCATCCGGGCATGACTTTCTGGGATGAGACGATAGAATTGTGCAGAAAACACGATATTCTGATCGAAGCATACAGTCCGCTGGGAACCGGCACACTGCTGGATGATCCGGTGATCGCAGAGATTGCGGGGCGATACGGGAAATCACCGGCGCAGCTTTGCATTCGCTGGTGCATGCAGAAGGGTACACTGCCGCTTCCGAAGTCTGTGACACCATCCAGAATTGCAGCTAATGCGGATGTGTTTGATTTTGAGATTTCCGATGTGGATATGCAGACGATGGATCATATCAAGAATATGAAGAAACCGTTTGATCATCCGGATGAGGTTCCTTTTTAG
- a CDS encoding VOC family protein, producing the protein MSEITITGLQHIGLPTNDMKATVAFYEKLGFTVAYRTMNNGEEVVFLKHGSLCIESYENGQAKKINGAIDHIAMDVEDVEKAWEEVKALGITPIETEIQELPFWENGVRYFNIYGPNREKIEFSQML; encoded by the coding sequence ATGAGCGAAATCACAATTACCGGTCTGCAGCATATCGGTCTGCCGACCAATGATATGAAGGCAACAGTTGCGTTTTACGAAAAACTGGGATTTACGGTTGCGTACCGTACCATGAATAACGGAGAAGAGGTTGTTTTCCTGAAACATGGCAGCCTTTGTATCGAGAGTTATGAGAATGGCCAGGCAAAGAAGATTAACGGCGCCATTGATCATATCGCCATGGATGTGGAAGATGTGGAAAAGGCCTGGGAAGAAGTAAAAGCACTGGGTATCACACCGATTGAGACAGAGATCCAGGAACTGCCTTTCTGGGAAAACGGTGTCCGTTATTTCAACATATACGGCCCGAACCGGGAAAAAATTGAATTCAGCCAGATGTTATAA
- a CDS encoding SMP-30/gluconolactonase/LRE family protein yields the protein MQTSKLFTLLPEECCCTPDGMAIDREGNLILSCPNFADMSMPSCVLKIDKDKNIRKWFDVPLNPHTKNARSMGIEFGPDGDLYMVDNPGWTEDPGLVFTGRILRLRLNDEGVVKCTVVADNMEHPNGIRIWGDYMYVTQSYLRREKTESGNLMSCVYRFPLDAENIHCTNTLDDKEIFLTFITENPKCQYGVDGIIFDHEGNLYVGNFGDGAVHKITFNEDGSVKENKIWAKDPENLKSTDGMTIDQYGNIYVADFSANAIARITPDGTVKRMAVSPDCDGFNGELDEPGEPIVYGDKIIVSCFDLVTDEEKVNTAHEMPATMAMLDVEP from the coding sequence ATGCAGACATCAAAACTGTTTACACTGTTACCCGAAGAATGTTGCTGTACACCGGACGGAATGGCGATTGACCGGGAAGGCAATCTGATTCTGTCCTGTCCAAATTTTGCGGACATGTCGATGCCAAGCTGTGTGCTGAAGATTGATAAGGACAAAAATATCCGTAAGTGGTTTGATGTACCGCTGAATCCACATACAAAAAATGCGCGGAGCATGGGCATTGAATTCGGACCGGACGGAGACCTGTACATGGTGGATAACCCGGGATGGACGGAAGATCCCGGCCTGGTATTTACCGGGAGAATTTTAAGACTGCGCCTGAATGACGAAGGCGTGGTGAAGTGTACCGTTGTTGCAGACAACATGGAGCATCCAAACGGCATCCGTATATGGGGAGATTATATGTATGTGACCCAGAGTTATCTGCGCAGGGAGAAGACGGAATCAGGAAATCTGATGAGCTGTGTATACCGCTTTCCGCTGGATGCGGAGAATATCCACTGCACGAACACGCTGGATGACAAGGAAATCTTCCTGACATTTATCACGGAGAATCCCAAATGTCAGTATGGGGTGGACGGCATCATATTCGACCATGAGGGCAATCTTTACGTGGGTAATTTCGGAGATGGCGCTGTACACAAGATCACGTTCAATGAAGATGGTTCCGTGAAAGAAAATAAGATCTGGGCGAAGGATCCGGAGAATCTGAAAAGCACGGATGGTATGACCATTGACCAATATGGCAATATTTATGTGGCGGATTTTTCTGCCAACGCCATTGCCCGGATCACACCGGACGGAACAGTGAAACGGATGGCGGTGAGCCCGGACTGCGATGGATTCAACGGAGAACTGGATGAACCGGGAGAACCCATCGTATACGGCGATAAGATCATCGTATCCTGCTTCGATCTTGTGACGGATGAAGAGAAAGTAAATACAGCCCATGAGATGCCCGCGACCATGGCAATGCTGGATGTGGAACCGTAA
- a CDS encoding sugar ABC transporter substrate-binding protein, protein MKMKKLLSLLTVSALVVGLMGCASSDTSTSSEPADTKEEAAESTDDTEEAKDTAGAVDYKNFTIDPSQIPQEKLDTTVYLAVSVRGLENPYIATINEGMKMFAAYLDSIGQKYETQVLDSQGDSVVEVDNMRQFAAKANGNAIAYADPNEDSIAYSLAEAMAESGGYLGTAWNKPADVSPEDLTPNWVIHTAPDNVNNGYQIAKALFEQMGGSGKIFAIQGLLGNTSNTDRYAGLQKALEEYPDIEVVYDDTANWNTDEALALVETWLTTCPDVAGIWCANDSMGTGALQALDAAGLKGKVGVVGVDANTDFVQAVADGYATATVSSNGYLQGGYTLAICYAAWAGLIDVAELPAEYREFATPVQIIDSADAAKEYLSSTPEFDFSKIFDCKAD, encoded by the coding sequence ATGAAAATGAAAAAGCTGTTGTCGCTGCTGACGGTGTCAGCACTGGTCGTTGGACTGATGGGATGTGCAAGTTCCGATACGAGCACAAGCTCTGAACCGGCGGACACCAAGGAGGAGGCCGCAGAGTCCACAGATGACACGGAAGAGGCAAAGGATACTGCAGGTGCAGTAGATTACAAGAACTTTACCATCGACCCGTCTCAGATTCCGCAGGAGAAGCTGGATACCACGGTTTATCTTGCAGTATCCGTACGTGGACTGGAGAATCCTTACATCGCTACCATCAACGAAGGTATGAAGATGTTTGCAGCATATCTGGATTCCATCGGACAGAAGTACGAGACCCAGGTTCTGGATTCTCAGGGTGATTCCGTTGTCGAGGTTGACAACATGCGTCAGTTTGCTGCAAAGGCAAACGGTAATGCCATCGCATACGCTGATCCGAATGAGGACTCTATCGCATACTCTCTGGCAGAGGCAATGGCAGAGTCCGGCGGATATCTGGGAACTGCATGGAACAAGCCGGCAGATGTAAGTCCGGAAGATCTTACCCCGAACTGGGTAATCCATACCGCTCCGGATAACGTAAACAATGGTTATCAGATTGCCAAGGCTCTGTTCGAACAGATGGGCGGCTCCGGCAAGATCTTTGCGATCCAGGGACTGCTCGGAAATACTTCCAACACAGACCGTTATGCAGGACTGCAGAAGGCTCTGGAAGAGTATCCGGACATCGAAGTTGTTTATGATGACACTGCAAACTGGAACACCGACGAAGCTCTGGCTCTTGTTGAGACATGGCTGACCACCTGCCCGGATGTTGCAGGTATCTGGTGTGCAAATGACAGCATGGGAACCGGTGCTCTGCAGGCTCTTGATGCAGCAGGCCTCAAGGGCAAGGTTGGTGTTGTAGGCGTTGACGCAAACACAGACTTCGTTCAGGCAGTTGCTGACGGATATGCAACCGCTACCGTTTCTTCCAATGGATATTTACAGGGCGGTTATACACTCGCTATCTGCTATGCGGCATGGGCTGGTCTCATTGACGTAGCAGAACTTCCGGCAGAGTATCGTGAATTCGCTACTCCGGTACAGATCATCGATAGCGCAGATGCTGCAAAAGAATATCTGTCCTCCACACCGGAATTTGATTTCAGCAAAATCTTTGATTGCAAAGCTGATTAA
- a CDS encoding ABC transporter permease, with protein sequence MKTHNSSITIQEEFVQKIQDDNRKEKLMQLAPLLVLVGLIVVFTCICGTAFVSPGNFINLMNQLALPLVVALGLTFVIMLGSIDLSIDGTVGMAGSVFACLVMNTQNDNDFGFAGVILAILLSTLCGMLIGLCHVYLRIPSFMASFAFMYICRGIGMISYQGHPPTITDEFFAGLSKVKTFGIPAVTWVALVMFVICYVIQEYTPFGRHIYAVGTNEAIPKAVGVSVQKVKIKVFTLAGFLFGVAGVLGAIRMGQGQVAIGAGKMFPAQAAVVVGGTALSGGKGGVRNTFVGVLIMTVLENGLTMVGVNPNIRTGIQGVIILISVILTAARGAKVISK encoded by the coding sequence ATGAAAACTCATAATTCTTCGATTACGATACAGGAAGAATTTGTACAGAAAATTCAGGACGACAACCGTAAGGAAAAGCTGATGCAGCTGGCACCGCTCCTGGTGTTGGTCGGATTGATCGTTGTGTTTACCTGCATCTGCGGAACCGCATTTGTCAGCCCTGGCAACTTTATCAATCTGATGAACCAGCTGGCACTGCCTTTGGTGGTCGCTCTGGGCCTGACCTTTGTTATTATGCTTGGAAGCATTGACCTGTCTATTGATGGAACCGTAGGTATGGCAGGATCTGTTTTTGCCTGCCTGGTCATGAATACACAGAATGATAATGATTTTGGATTTGCCGGAGTGATCCTTGCGATCCTTCTGAGCACGTTATGCGGTATGCTCATTGGCCTGTGCCATGTATATCTGAGAATTCCGTCCTTTATGGCTTCCTTTGCTTTTATGTATATCTGCAGAGGTATCGGAATGATTTCTTACCAGGGCCATCCGCCGACAATTACGGATGAGTTTTTTGCAGGTCTGTCGAAAGTGAAGACCTTTGGCATCCCGGCGGTGACATGGGTTGCGCTGGTGATGTTTGTGATTTGTTATGTGATTCAGGAATATACTCCTTTTGGACGCCACATTTATGCGGTCGGAACCAATGAAGCGATACCGAAGGCAGTTGGCGTCAGCGTACAGAAGGTTAAAATTAAAGTCTTTACCCTTGCAGGTTTTCTGTTTGGCGTGGCAGGCGTTCTCGGTGCCATCCGTATGGGACAGGGACAGGTTGCCATTGGCGCAGGAAAGATGTTCCCGGCACAGGCGGCCGTTGTTGTGGGTGGCACGGCACTGAGCGGCGGTAAAGGCGGTGTCAGAAATACCTTTGTCGGTGTTTTGATCATGACTGTTCTGGAAAATGGTCTGACAATGGTTGGTGTGAATCCAAATATCCGGACCGGTATTCAGGGTGTGATTATTCTGATTTCAGTTATCCTTACGGCGGCTCGCGGCGCCAAGGTTATCAGCAAGTAA
- a CDS encoding ATP-binding cassette domain-containing protein, whose product MEEKDYLFYAKDITKSFAGTKALKGVDLAVKPGEIVGLVGENGAGKSTLLKIIIGAQPQTSGTMTLGGSNYEPKNPMDANKAGIGMVFQEQSLIVNLNVSQNIFFGHEHEFRTGGFVNWKKMNAAASEVLAAVDITDINPAKKVSELNFATRQMVEIAKVMNVTKQSGAEHCLILLDEPTSVLNQSEVENLFVQMRKITAQGHSIIFVSHHLDEILEITDRIYVYKDGTSVGSLDTKDATEDILYEMMVGKETSSEYYHRDRMTRPSDEVLP is encoded by the coding sequence ATGGAAGAAAAAGATTATCTGTTTTACGCGAAAGATATTACCAAGTCCTTTGCCGGAACAAAAGCGCTCAAAGGTGTTGACCTTGCGGTAAAGCCGGGCGAGATCGTCGGACTGGTAGGTGAGAACGGCGCGGGAAAATCGACCCTGCTGAAGATCATCATCGGTGCACAGCCGCAGACATCCGGCACGATGACACTGGGCGGCAGCAATTATGAGCCGAAGAATCCCATGGATGCCAATAAAGCCGGGATCGGCATGGTATTCCAGGAGCAGTCTCTGATCGTGAATCTGAATGTGTCTCAGAATATTTTCTTCGGACATGAACATGAATTCAGAACCGGTGGATTTGTCAACTGGAAGAAAATGAATGCAGCGGCATCGGAAGTGCTGGCGGCCGTGGATATCACAGATATCAATCCGGCCAAGAAAGTCAGTGAACTGAATTTTGCGACCCGCCAGATGGTAGAGATCGCCAAGGTTATGAACGTAACCAAGCAGTCCGGTGCAGAACACTGCCTGATCTTGCTGGATGAGCCTACCTCTGTGTTGAACCAGAGTGAGGTTGAGAATCTGTTTGTGCAGATGAGAAAGATCACGGCACAGGGGCATTCCATTATTTTTGTATCTCATCATCTGGATGAGATCCTGGAGATCACAGACAGAATCTATGTTTATAAAGACGGAACGAGTGTGGGAAGCCTGGATACGAAGGATGCAACAGAGGATATCCTGTATGAAATGATGGTAGGAAAAGAGACTTCTTCCGAGTACTATCACAGAGACCGGATGACGAGGCCTTCGGATGAAGTACTCCCTTGA
- a CDS encoding ATP-binding cassette domain-containing protein: MKYSLEVKNLGSYGVFKNVSFQLHAGEVLGLAGVVGSGVEEICEVICGDEKPTSGEMYVRGQKVNFSCPSKAMKKGILMIPKERLYEGIVGIMSIEDNIALSNGDKIANGLYISAKKVEEQATNWIEKLRIKANGPKESLMQLSGGNQQKVVFARALASECDILILNHPTRGVDVGAKAEIYALIRDITEQGKAVILLGDTTDEYLGLSSRLIVMKDGIVTGEFDAIDEMPSQVEVVSYMM; the protein is encoded by the coding sequence ATGAAGTACTCCCTTGAAGTGAAAAATCTGGGTTCTTATGGCGTATTTAAAAATGTCAGCTTCCAGCTCCATGCGGGGGAAGTACTGGGTCTGGCCGGCGTTGTCGGTTCCGGCGTGGAAGAGATCTGCGAGGTGATCTGCGGAGATGAGAAACCGACTTCCGGCGAGATGTATGTGCGCGGACAGAAGGTAAACTTCAGTTGTCCGAGCAAAGCCATGAAGAAGGGGATTCTGATGATCCCGAAAGAAAGACTGTATGAAGGAATCGTCGGTATCATGTCTATTGAAGATAACATTGCACTGTCCAACGGCGACAAGATCGCCAATGGTCTGTACATTTCTGCAAAAAAAGTAGAAGAACAGGCAACGAACTGGATCGAAAAGCTGCGGATCAAGGCCAATGGGCCCAAGGAATCTCTGATGCAGCTGTCCGGCGGAAACCAGCAGAAGGTCGTATTTGCCAGAGCACTGGCCAGTGAATGCGACATCCTGATCCTGAATCATCCGACCCGTGGCGTGGATGTGGGCGCGAAAGCGGAGATTTATGCGCTGATCCGTGATATCACAGAACAGGGGAAAGCAGTCATTCTCCTGGGAGATACGACGGATGAATACCTGGGTCTTTCTTCCAGACTGATTGTCATGAAAGATGGTATTGTGACTGGTGAATTTGACGCGATTGATGAAATGCCGTCTCAGGTTGAAGTTGTCAGCTACATGATGTAA